In Lactococcus paracarnosus, a genomic segment contains:
- a CDS encoding diacylglycerol kinase — protein sequence MKTRLIYNPTSGQEAMKKNIAEILDVLEGFGHETSAFATTADKNSAKNEAERAAEAGFELIIAAGGDGTINEIVNGIAPLETRPKLAIIPAGTTNDFARALKIPRNNPVAAAKIIGKDQTLNIDIGRAGEDHYFINIAAGGSLTELTYSVPSQLKTAFGYLAYLAKGAELLPRVKAVPIKITHDNGVFDGEISMFFAALTNSVGGFEQIAPDAQLDDGLFTLILVKTANLFEMIRLIGLVISGGKHMEDKKIEYIKTSQITIEPQTDDKMMLNLDGEYGGDAPITLLNLKNHIEIFANLDEIDDDNYIGDETDLMLEAVANKFAKEVEKSKELEL from the coding sequence ATGAAAACGAGACTGATCTATAACCCAACATCTGGCCAAGAAGCGATGAAAAAAAATATCGCAGAAATTTTAGATGTCCTAGAGGGTTTTGGTCATGAGACATCAGCTTTTGCGACAACGGCTGACAAAAATTCGGCTAAAAACGAGGCTGAGCGGGCTGCAGAAGCTGGGTTTGAGTTAATTATCGCAGCAGGTGGTGATGGCACGATTAATGAAATAGTTAATGGGATTGCGCCACTCGAAACAAGACCGAAACTAGCCATTATTCCAGCAGGAACGACTAACGACTTCGCGCGTGCACTAAAAATACCGCGCAATAATCCAGTTGCAGCAGCTAAAATTATCGGTAAGGATCAGACGCTAAATATCGATATTGGCCGTGCAGGCGAAGATCACTATTTTATTAATATTGCTGCTGGTGGCTCACTAACGGAGTTAACGTATAGTGTGCCATCACAACTTAAAACAGCATTTGGCTATCTTGCCTATCTTGCAAAAGGTGCTGAATTACTCCCACGTGTAAAAGCAGTCCCAATCAAAATTACACATGATAATGGCGTATTTGATGGGGAAATTTCTATGTTTTTTGCTGCCCTTACCAACTCGGTAGGTGGCTTTGAGCAGATTGCACCAGATGCGCAGTTAGATGATGGGCTATTTACCCTTATTCTAGTTAAAACAGCAAACTTATTTGAAATGATTCGATTGATTGGTCTCGTCATCAGTGGTGGTAAGCACATGGAAGACAAGAAAATTGAGTATATCAAGACAAGCCAAATCACGATTGAACCGCAAACAGATGATAAGATGATGCTTAATCTAGATGGCGAGTATGGCGGAGATGCGCCAATTACGCTGCTTAATCTTAAAAATCACATCGAAATCTTCGCCAATTTGGATGAAATAGATGATGATAACTATATTGGTGACGAAACTGATCTGATGCTTGAAGCAGTTGCTAATAAATTTGCCAAAGAAGTTGAAAAATCAAAGGAACTTGAGTTATAA
- the ligA gene encoding NAD-dependent DNA ligase LigA has translation MNVDLRIKELTEQLNQYAHAYYTLDAPLVEDAAYDYLYRELITLEDAHPNLVRADSPSHRTGDVILSGFEKYTHAYQLYSLQDAFSREEVEAFDNRVRKQVENPEYICELKIDGLSLSLVYEGGVLQTAATRGDGSIGENITEQVKRIKDVPLVLTEPIDIVVRGEAYLPRKNFQKLNQSREEEGLAAFANPRNAAAGTLRQLDTKVVAKRGLATFLYQEASPATNDTQEAVLSYLESLGLVVNEQRVFATNMTEIWAFIEKVSELRESLAYDIDGVVIKVNNLSEQDALGFTVKFPKWAIAYKFPAELAETDILSVDWTVGRTGVVTPTANMTPVLLAQTTVARATLHNVDYIKEKDIRLGDKVIIYKAGDIIPAVQRVLLDKRQRDSVILEIPTACPTCQASLQHFEGEVALRCVNPLCPAQIREKLIHFASRGAMNITGLGIAVVTQLFDKQFITDVSDLYKLSIADLLKLDKVKEKSAEKLYQSIQASKTNSVEKLIFGLGIRHVGAKAAKIISESLSNLTAISKASAEELSAIPTIGGVLAESLTTYFALDGTKKLLSELAEVGLNFDYLGPIKRDDAPLSGKNIVLTGKLAQLTRLEAKQKLETLGANVTGSVSKNTDIVVAGSDAGSKLAKAQALGIDVWSEEELIKL, from the coding sequence ATGAACGTCGACTTAAGAATTAAAGAATTAACAGAACAACTTAACCAATATGCGCATGCTTATTATACTTTAGACGCACCATTGGTCGAAGATGCTGCCTATGATTATTTGTATAGAGAACTGATTACGCTAGAAGATGCACATCCAAACTTAGTTCGTGCAGATTCTCCAAGCCATAGAACAGGCGACGTCATTTTATCGGGATTTGAAAAATATACCCATGCCTACCAACTTTATAGTCTACAGGATGCTTTTTCTCGTGAAGAGGTTGAGGCATTCGATAACCGTGTTCGTAAGCAAGTTGAGAACCCTGAGTATATCTGCGAACTCAAGATAGATGGCTTATCCTTATCCCTAGTTTATGAAGGTGGCGTACTACAAACTGCTGCCACACGTGGTGATGGGAGTATCGGTGAGAATATCACAGAGCAAGTCAAGAGGATAAAGGATGTCCCTTTGGTTTTGACTGAGCCGATCGACATTGTCGTTCGTGGGGAAGCTTACTTACCTCGTAAAAACTTTCAAAAACTCAATCAATCACGAGAAGAAGAAGGCTTAGCAGCATTTGCCAACCCGAGAAATGCTGCCGCGGGAACTTTGAGACAGCTGGATACTAAAGTTGTCGCCAAACGTGGTCTTGCAACCTTTTTATATCAGGAAGCTAGCCCAGCAACAAATGATACCCAGGAAGCGGTATTAAGCTATCTAGAAAGTTTAGGTTTAGTCGTTAATGAACAACGTGTTTTTGCGACTAATATGACGGAAATCTGGGCCTTCATCGAAAAAGTATCAGAGTTGAGAGAGTCTCTTGCCTATGATATCGATGGGGTGGTGATTAAAGTTAATAACTTATCTGAACAAGATGCCTTAGGCTTTACAGTTAAGTTTCCAAAATGGGCAATTGCCTATAAATTTCCTGCAGAACTTGCTGAAACTGATATTTTAAGTGTCGACTGGACGGTTGGTAGAACGGGAGTTGTCACACCAACAGCGAACATGACGCCAGTGTTACTCGCGCAAACAACAGTTGCACGCGCGACGCTGCACAATGTTGATTATATTAAAGAAAAAGATATCCGTTTAGGAGATAAAGTCATTATCTACAAGGCGGGTGATATCATTCCAGCTGTTCAGCGTGTCTTGTTGGATAAGCGACAGCGTGACTCGGTCATCTTAGAAATTCCAACAGCTTGTCCGACCTGTCAGGCAAGTTTGCAACATTTTGAAGGAGAAGTCGCACTACGCTGTGTGAATCCGCTTTGTCCTGCACAAATAAGGGAGAAATTGATTCATTTTGCAAGCCGTGGTGCTATGAACATCACTGGTTTAGGCATCGCTGTTGTGACACAACTGTTTGATAAGCAATTCATTACTGATGTGTCAGATTTGTACAAATTATCAATAGCTGATTTATTAAAACTTGATAAAGTCAAGGAAAAATCCGCTGAAAAACTCTACCAGTCGATTCAAGCATCTAAGACAAATTCAGTAGAGAAATTAATTTTTGGCCTAGGCATTCGCCACGTAGGTGCTAAAGCAGCCAAAATTATTTCTGAGAGTCTATCAAATTTAACCGCTATTTCAAAAGCGAGTGCTGAGGAGTTATCTGCTATCCCCACTATTGGTGGTGTATTAGCGGAGAGCTTAACCACTTATTTTGCTTTGGATGGGACTAAAAAATTACTGTCTGAGTTAGCAGAAGTTGGTCTGAATTTCGACTATTTAGGGCCAATTAAACGTGACGATGCACCATTATCAGGGAAAAATATTGTCTTGACAGGGAAACTCGCCCAGTTGACGAGATTAGAAGCCAAACAAAAACTGGAGACCTTAGGGGCTAATGTGACAGGAAGTGTCTCTAAAAATACGGATATAGTAGTCGCTGGAAGCGATGCTGGTAGTAAACTAGCCAAAGCCCAAGCATTGGGAATTGACGTATGGAGCGAAGAGGAGCTAATTAAACTATGA
- a CDS encoding ASCH domain-containing protein, producing the protein MLADVLVTLVVAGHKQGTMSLYQAYEVENDPLPKVGDVCVILDGKNQPTSVVVNTAIEILPFNDVTAHHALLESEGDKTLAYWRRVHIDFFTHAYTPESEIKFTPESLVVF; encoded by the coding sequence GTGTTGGCAGATGTGCTGGTAACTTTGGTTGTTGCTGGTCATAAGCAAGGTACCATGAGTTTATACCAGGCCTATGAAGTAGAAAATGACCCCCTCCCCAAAGTAGGAGATGTCTGTGTGATTTTAGATGGAAAAAATCAGCCGACATCCGTTGTTGTTAACACGGCTATAGAGATATTGCCCTTTAATGATGTCACAGCTCATCACGCCCTACTAGAATCAGAAGGAGATAAGACATTGGCTTATTGGCGTCGAGTACATATTGATTTTTTCACGCATGCTTACACGCCTGAGAGTGAGATCAAGTTTACCCCTGAATCCTTAGTTGTATTTTAG